In the genome of Streptomyces sp. NBC_00259, the window TGGAGCGGATCTGCGGATAGCGCTCGCGCACCGGCCGGTTCAGCCGGGGCTGGGCGCTGCCGGGGCGGTAGTCGGGCGGTGGGGTGTTGGGCTGCGAGGGAGGTGTGGTCATGAGCGGAGCCCCTCCTCCCCTGTGGAACGAGCGCCCGGGCAGCCGAGTCTGGCGGCCATCTCGGGGCGGTCCTCGAGGAGTTGGCGGCACAGCCCTTCGGTGGCGGACTCGCCGGAGCGGGTGGTGCCGACCGCCCAGACGCTGCCGTCCGCCTCCTCGATGAGGAGCACCTTGGGCAGCGGCCTCGGCGGCGGGCCGGCGGTGACCTCACCGGTCCGCGGGTCGAAGATCCCTTCGTGGCACGGGCAGTACAGCTCGCCTTCGCTCCCCCGGTCCGCGCGCCAGAGCACCCCGCAGGCGAGATGCGTGCAGACGGCGGAGTAGCCGACGAGGCTGCCGTCTCCGAGGCGTACGGCGACGGCGCGGTCCGCTTCTTCCGGGTAGCGGAACGCGATGGACTCCCCGGGCAGCAGCCGGCCGGCGATCCGCTTGGGGGCCGGGATTCCTTCGCTGTCGCCGTGCCGGTGAAGTACGCCCGCGGCGACGCCGATACCGCCCACGGCGAGGCCGCCGGAGACGGTCGCGACGATGCGGAGGTAGTCGCGGCGGGTGGTGAGGGAGTCCGCGGCGATCCGGTCCTCCAGCGCCTCCTGTGCGGCGTCCGTCGCGCCCGGTCCTTCGGCCGGCGGCTGTTCGGTCACGCTCATCGGACGTCCACTCCGTTCACCTCGACCACGGGCAGTCCGCCGGGCACGGGCCACTGGACCTTGTCGGCGGGGACGACCATGGCGACCCCGGTGGTCACGGTCGTACGGCCGAAGGTGAAGGAGTCGACGACCTGGACTCCAGGGCGTTCGGCCTGGAGTTCCTCGACGGTGCCGTAGAAGAGGGCGCCGGTGGGGCAGACCGTGGCGCACATCGGGGCGAGGCCGTCGGCGGTGCGGTCGTAGCAGAGGTTGCACTTCATCTGCAGCTTCGCCTGGAGGTCGATCTTCGGGACACCGAAGGGGCAGGCGTTGACGCAGTTGGCGCAGCCGATGCAGCGGGTGGTGTCGGCCTGCTGCACCACTCCGTCCGCGGTGACCAGGATCGCGTCGGCGGGGCAGACCTCGGCGCACGGGGCGACCGGGTCCTCGCAGTGCATACAGACAGTGGGAAGGGAGGCGACGGAGTGACCTTCGTCGGGGTAGTCGAGATGGATCATCGACTTTCCGCGGTGCGAGTCGCATTCACGGCATGCGGAGACGCATGCCTGGCACCCGATGCAGCGCCCCGGGTCGATGAAGATCGTTCTGCCCATCATGGTTCTCGTCAGCTCCTCTCCGCGGTGCCACGGCCCTGCGGGACGGTGGGCGGCAGGGGGTCGGTGCGGGACACCTGGGTCTCCGGGTACGCGTGGTGGCCGGGAGCGGTCGGGGGCTCGGGGACCTCGTCGATCTGCTCGGCGCGCTCGATACGACAGGCGCAGACCTTGTACTCGGGGATCTTCGACCGGGGGTCGAGGGCGTCGATGGTGAGCGCGTTGGCCGCGGTGGGGACGGGCCAGTGGTACGGGACGAAGACGGTGTCCGGGCGGATGGCCTCGGTCACCAGGGCGGGGAAGACCTCGCTGCCACGGCGGGTGACGACGCGGACCGGGTCTCCGGAGCGGAAGCCGTGGGAGGGGTGGACCTCGATCCAGGGGCGTGGGGTCTGTTCGACGAGGGCGCCCAGCCTGCGGGTCTGGTTGCCGGAGAGGAAGTGGGCGACGGTCCGTCCGGTGGTGAGTGTCATCGGGTGCTCGTCGTCGTACGGGTCCATGGGCGGGTGCCATTCGACGACCTGCATATGGATCTTGCCGTTGGGATGGTAGGTCTTCCCGTCCTCGAACAGGCGGGGGGTGCCCGGGTGGTCCGTGGAGGGGCACGGCCAGGCGATGCCGCCGGTCTCCTCCAGGCGTTCGTAGGTGATGCCGTAGTAGTCGTTGACCGTTCCGGCGGAGGCGATGCGCAGCTCCTCGAAGACGTCGCGCGATCCGGCGAAGGCGAACTTGTCGCCGACGCCGAGGCGCTGGGCGAGCTGGCACATGACCCAGGTGTCGGTGCGTACGCCCGGGAGCGGTTCCTGGGCCTTGTTGTGCTTGACCACGCGGGCTTCGGCATTGGCCATCACGCCCTCGTCCTCGGCCCAGGTGGTGACGGGGAGGACGACGTGGGCGTTGGCCGCGGTCTCGGAAAGGAAGAAGTCGAGTTGGGCATGGAATTCGATGGCGTCGTACCCCTCCTTGACCACGCGGTAGTTGGGGAGGGAGACAAAGGGGTTGTTGCAGATGCCGATCAGCCCACGGATCTCGTGGCGCTGCATCTGCCAGACCATTTCCATCATCGAGGTGCCGGCGGGCGGGAGTTCGGATTCCTCGATGCCCCAGATCTCGCAGATCTGACGGCGGTGCTCGTCGTTCGTGATGGAGCGGCCCCCGGGAAGGAGGTCGGACTTCTGGCCGTGTTCACGGCCGCCCTGGCCGTTGCCCTGGCCGGTGATGGTGCCGTAGCCGGCTCCGGGCTTGCCGATGTTGCCGGTGGCCACACAGAGGTTGATGACGGAAAGGCAGTTCTCGACGCCCTGCGAATGGTGCTCGATACCCCGGGCGTGCCAGGCCATGGCTCGTGGGGCGCGGGCGAACATGCGGGCGACCTGCACGATCTGCCGTTCCGGGACGCCACAGATCTCCGCGGCCCGCTCGGGGGGATACTCCGCGACCTTCTCCCGGACCTCGGCCCAGCCGGTGGCATGGGCGGAGATGAAGCTCTCGTCGTCGAGTTCCTCCCGGATCACGACATGGAGCACGGCGTTGAAGAACGCCGAGTCGGTGCCGGGTTTGAGGGCGACATGGATGTCGGCGGTGCGGGCGATGGCGGTCTCGCGCGGATCGATGACGATCAGGCTCGCACCACGGTCCCGGGCGCCCCACAGATACTGGGTCATCACGGGGAAGCACTCACCGACGTTGGAGCCGGCGATGAGGAGGCAGTCCGTCTGCAGGATGTCGGCGAAGGGATTGCCGGCCCGGTCGATCCCGAAGGCGAGCTTGTTGGCCCCGGCGGCGCTGACCATGCACAGCCGGCCGTTGTAGTCGACGTGCCGGGTCTTCAGGGCGACCC includes:
- a CDS encoding 4Fe-4S dicluster domain-containing protein, with the protein product MMGRTIFIDPGRCIGCQACVSACRECDSHRGKSMIHLDYPDEGHSVASLPTVCMHCEDPVAPCAEVCPADAILVTADGVVQQADTTRCIGCANCVNACPFGVPKIDLQAKLQMKCNLCYDRTADGLAPMCATVCPTGALFYGTVEELQAERPGVQVVDSFTFGRTTVTTGVAMVVPADKVQWPVPGGLPVVEVNGVDVR
- a CDS encoding molybdopterin oxidoreductase family protein is translated as MTEQPVPLDPSLAPPGTRNFRDAGGIPADRWRADQGGETLVPTHCCFCGVQCGMYLRVNKSGKVFGVEPRNHDINRMRLCPKGINAYQQVNHPDRLTSPLIRRSRDEPFRETSWEEALDFTAAEMQRIQSAYGNDAFGVLGGASLYSEKTYLVGKFARVALKTRHVDYNGRLCMVSAAGANKLAFGIDRAGNPFADILQTDCLLIAGSNVGECFPVMTQYLWGARDRGASLIVIDPRETAIARTADIHVALKPGTDSAFFNAVLHVVIREELDDESFISAHATGWAEVREKVAEYPPERAAEICGVPERQIVQVARMFARAPRAMAWHARGIEHHSQGVENCLSVINLCVATGNIGKPGAGYGTITGQGNGQGGREHGQKSDLLPGGRSITNDEHRRQICEIWGIEESELPPAGTSMMEMVWQMQRHEIRGLIGICNNPFVSLPNYRVVKEGYDAIEFHAQLDFFLSETAANAHVVLPVTTWAEDEGVMANAEARVVKHNKAQEPLPGVRTDTWVMCQLAQRLGVGDKFAFAGSRDVFEELRIASAGTVNDYYGITYERLEETGGIAWPCPSTDHPGTPRLFEDGKTYHPNGKIHMQVVEWHPPMDPYDDEHPMTLTTGRTVAHFLSGNQTRRLGALVEQTPRPWIEVHPSHGFRSGDPVRVVTRRGSEVFPALVTEAIRPDTVFVPYHWPVPTAANALTIDALDPRSKIPEYKVCACRIERAEQIDEVPEPPTAPGHHAYPETQVSRTDPLPPTVPQGRGTAERS
- a CDS encoding QcrA and Rieske domain-containing protein → MSVTEQPPAEGPGATDAAQEALEDRIAADSLTTRRDYLRIVATVSGGLAVGGIGVAAGVLHRHGDSEGIPAPKRIAGRLLPGESIAFRYPEEADRAVAVRLGDGSLVGYSAVCTHLACGVLWRADRGSEGELYCPCHEGIFDPRTGEVTAGPPPRPLPKVLLIEEADGSVWAVGTTRSGESATEGLCRQLLEDRPEMAARLGCPGARSTGEEGLRS